Within Desulfolithobacter dissulfuricans, the genomic segment ATCCGGACATGATGGAGGAGTAGATGGAATAGCGCGGCTCTATCCCGAGGACCGCCATGATCCTGCGGGTCTGGACCACCAGGGGATGGCTGGAACTGATCCCGCCGGACCGGGTCCGGGCGATCACCTCGAGATGGGCCGAAACCCCGGCCTGCAGGGCCATCTCGTCAAGAATGCGATTGATCCGGCCGGTGACCTCCCGGACGATCTCGTCCGAGTCGGAGCGGAGCTGAAACTTGAGCCGGGCATTACGGGCCGGCACCTTGTAGGAGGCGCCGCCGCTGATAGACCCCAGGATGAGCGCGGTATTGCTCTCCCGGGGCATGTCGATCTCGCGCAGCCTGGTTATGATCTGGTTCAGTACATCGATGGCACTGCGCTGACTCACCTTGCGGTCCACATGACAGCTTATGGTGCCACCAAGCGAGGCCATGGAGCGAAAATGGAGCCGACCCAGAGAGGCCCCCTCCACCGCGATACCGGCCTTGAGCGGCAGATCAGTATTGGCTAGAAAAAACCGCAGACCCGACTGGTTTCCCATGTCCAGACTGCGGGTGGCCCCCATCAGCACGATATCATAAGAAAATCGTAAGCCCAGTCCCTCCAGGATGGTGGGTAGAGTGGCGAGCACAGCCAGACCAAGGATATCATCGGCCACCCCGGGACCACGAATTTTGCCACCACTGACCGTATAGGTGTGATCGATGGTGGCCGGAAAGGGGGTATCGCTGTGGGCCGAAACCAGGAGGCATTTTTCCCCGCTGGTGCCGGGCAGAATGGCCAGGCCGTTGCCGGCCTCATCGGTCGAGCAGTTCTGGAGACCGCATTCGGTGAAACGCTGGACCAGGAAATTGACCCGGTCCTCCTCGCCAAAAGTGGGCCCCGGAATCTCGCCGATCATGACCACGTTGGCCAGCAGCATTTCCCTGTACGGTTCCAGCGCCTGGGGCAGCTTGCGGACCTGGTCGAGTATCTTTTCCATGGCAAGGGACGTCATGGCATCATTGGCTGTTTTCTCCATTGCATTGTTACCTCGGGCTCCGGCCATAGTCGTCTTCAAGTCGTTCGATATCGTCTTCACCAAAATAATCGCCCAGCTGGACCTCGATAAAGACCAGGTCCTCCTGGTCGTCGTTCTGCACCCGGTGCACAGCCCCCCGGGCAATATCCACCGATTCTCCCGGCCCCAGAACCAGGAACCGGTCATCCAGGGTCACACCGGCCCGGCCGGAAACCACCAGCCAGTGTTCCTGGCGATGGCGGTGGCGCTGGAGGGAAAGCCGCTGACCGGGCAGAACGACGATCCGTTTCACCTTGTGATCCTTTTCGTCAGCCAGCACAGTGAACCTTCCCCAGGGCCTGTGCTCCGTAATCTGGACAGTGTGTCTCTGACAGATGAACTCCTGCGTGGTGATGTCACCCATGGTTCCCTCCAGCTGAGCCTTCAGGTTTCGGGGCTGACTGTACCGGTGGCTCTTTCAGGTAAGCCAGCAGCACTGGTATGGTTCCAGCTTCACGGTGTCGTGGAACTCCTTACCGGAAAGGATATCATGCAGTGTGGAGCGGCCTGCGAACGGACCGAGCTTTTTCATGGAGACCTCCTGATCTGCCGGACTCACATTGTGCAGGCAGACGATCACCCGATCATGGGGTGGAATCCGGACAATACCGAACAGGGAATCCGGCAGCTCGAGAACTTCCTGTTCCGCGTCCGGATGGAAGGCGGTCTGCCTGCGTCGCAGGCGCAGCAGTTCGATGTAGCGATGGAACACCCTGGCGGTCACGGTCTCAGGGTCTTCCAGCAGCTCACGCAGCTCCTCTTCATGCCACCGTCGCCGGTTGATGGCCCGGTTCTGTCCGGTGGCCTTGACCCCCTCCAGGTCATTGGCGGTGGCGGTCAGGCTGTGGAAATAGATCGCCGGGATAC encodes:
- a CDS encoding peptidase dimerization domain-containing protein, producing the protein MEKTANDAMTSLAMEKILDQVRKLPQALEPYREMLLANVVMIGEIPGPTFGEEDRVNFLVQRFTECGLQNCSTDEAGNGLAILPGTSGEKCLLVSAHSDTPFPATIDHTYTVSGGKIRGPGVADDILGLAVLATLPTILEGLGLRFSYDIVLMGATRSLDMGNQSGLRFFLANTDLPLKAGIAVEGASLGRLHFRSMASLGGTISCHVDRKVSQRSAIDVLNQIITRLREIDMPRESNTALILGSISGGASYKVPARNARLKFQLRSDSDEIVREVTGRINRILDEMALQAGVSAHLEVIARTRSGGISSSHPLVVQTRRIMAVLGIEPRYSIYSSIMSGYVEHELPALGVGITNADNVNYEDEFVEIEPIMTGVAQLIGILLAIDGGCCV
- a CDS encoding phosphomannose isomerase type II C-terminal cupin domain; the encoded protein is MGDITTQEFICQRHTVQITEHRPWGRFTVLADEKDHKVKRIVVLPGQRLSLQRHRHRQEHWLVVSGRAGVTLDDRFLVLGPGESVDIARGAVHRVQNDDQEDLVFIEVQLGDYFGEDDIERLEDDYGRSPR